In Microvirgula aerodenitrificans DSM 15089, one DNA window encodes the following:
- the minD gene encoding septum site-determining protein MinD has translation MAKIIVITSGKGGVGKTTTSASFASGLALKGHKTAVIDFDVGLRNLDLIMGCERRVVYDLINVVNGEVSLNQALIKDKHCDNLYILPASQTRDKDALTEEGVEKVLNDLAADGFEYIVCDSPAGIERGALMALHFADEAIITTNPEVSSVRDSDRILGILAAKSRRAIENREPVKEHLLITRYTPARVERGEMLSVDDVKEILRIPLIGVIPESQAVLQASNQGTPSIHLSGTDVSEAYKDVVDRFLGADKPIRFLDAPKVGLLKRLFGG, from the coding sequence GTGGCCAAAATCATCGTCATCACGTCCGGCAAGGGCGGCGTCGGCAAGACCACTACCAGCGCAAGCTTTGCAAGCGGCCTTGCCCTCAAGGGGCACAAGACGGCCGTCATCGACTTCGACGTCGGCCTGCGCAATCTCGACCTGATCATGGGTTGCGAACGCCGCGTCGTCTATGACCTGATCAATGTCGTCAACGGCGAAGTGTCGCTGAATCAGGCGCTGATCAAGGACAAGCACTGCGACAACCTGTACATCCTGCCGGCGTCGCAGACGCGCGACAAGGACGCGCTGACCGAGGAAGGCGTGGAAAAGGTCCTGAACGACCTGGCCGCCGACGGTTTCGAATACATCGTCTGCGATTCGCCGGCCGGCATCGAGCGCGGCGCGCTGATGGCGCTGCACTTCGCCGACGAAGCGATCATCACCACCAATCCGGAAGTGTCGTCGGTGCGCGACTCCGACCGCATCCTCGGCATTCTGGCCGCCAAGTCCCGTCGCGCGATCGAAAACCGCGAACCGGTCAAGGAACACCTGCTGATCACCCGCTACACGCCGGCGCGCGTCGAGCGCGGCGAAATGCTGTCGGTCGATGACGTGAAGGAAATCCTGCGCATTCCGCTGATCGGCGTCATTCCCGAGTCGCAGGCGGTCCTGCAGGCATCGAACCAGGGCACGCCGTCCATCCACCTGTCCGGCACCGATGTCTCGGAAGCCTACAAGGACGTGGTCGACCGTTTCCTCGGCGCCGACAAACCCATCCGTTTCCTGGACGCACCGAAGGTCGGTCTCCTGAAACGCCTGTTCGGAGGCTGA
- a CDS encoding histidine phosphatase family protein codes for MLNSTRLTFVRHGETAWNVDHRLQGHLDIPLNDTGRAQAQLTAAALGDEAFDALYSSDLGRALDTAAPLAERLALPVTPDPALRERHFGALQGLRPADAEHEHPELWQRYRGRALDWVPPGGESLADFAARIHTRLETLASQHHGQSLLLVTHGGVLEVIYRLATSTPLALPRDFPIPNAAIYRIERHPGGWRLLGWAERPHLEQARDEIL; via the coding sequence ATGCTGAATTCAACCAGACTGACTTTTGTGCGCCACGGCGAGACGGCATGGAATGTCGACCATCGCCTGCAGGGGCACCTGGACATCCCCCTCAACGACACCGGCCGCGCCCAGGCGCAGCTGACCGCCGCCGCACTGGGCGACGAAGCGTTTGACGCGCTGTACTCCAGCGATCTCGGCCGCGCACTGGACACGGCGGCACCGCTGGCCGAACGGCTGGCGCTGCCGGTCACCCCCGACCCGGCACTGCGCGAGCGCCACTTTGGCGCGCTGCAGGGCCTGCGCCCGGCCGATGCCGAACACGAGCACCCCGAACTGTGGCAGCGCTATCGCGGCCGTGCGCTGGACTGGGTGCCACCCGGCGGCGAATCGCTGGCCGACTTCGCCGCCCGCATCCACACCCGGCTGGAAACGCTGGCCAGCCAGCACCACGGCCAGTCGCTGCTGCTGGTGACCCACGGCGGCGTGCTGGAAGTCATCTACCGGCTGGCTACCTCCACCCCGCTGGCCCTGCCGCGCGACTTCCCGATCCCGAACGCCGCCATCTACCGCATCGAACGCCACCCGGGCGGCTGGCGGCTGCTCGGCTGGGCCGAGCGCCCGCACCTCGAGCAGGCGCGCGACGAGATTCTCTGA
- a CDS encoding phasin family protein produces MFNQTERLQDLQKNQLDRALRLSSIVLASAERFAALQLELSKKLLAEQASTAKTLASAKDPKALAEVQATLAQPGIEQVFGAARSVYDAAVETQNEVQSFIEEQILDFNKLVCASLDNISKNAPAGSDAAVNIAKNAITSATAAYDSLSRTAKKVSSELAEAGVEAATSSAKAASAAVNRAGKKASGSAAA; encoded by the coding sequence ATGTTCAATCAAACCGAACGCCTGCAAGACCTGCAAAAAAACCAACTGGATCGCGCACTGCGCCTGTCCTCGATCGTGCTGGCCAGCGCCGAGCGCTTCGCCGCCCTGCAACTCGAACTGTCGAAGAAGCTGCTGGCTGAACAGGCTTCGACCGCCAAGACCCTGGCTTCCGCCAAGGACCCGAAGGCGCTGGCCGAAGTGCAGGCGACCCTGGCCCAGCCGGGTATCGAACAGGTTTTCGGCGCCGCCCGCAGCGTGTACGACGCCGCCGTGGAAACCCAGAACGAAGTGCAAAGCTTCATTGAAGAACAGATTCTGGACTTCAACAAGCTGGTTTGCGCCTCGCTGGACAATATCTCGAAGAACGCCCCGGCCGGTTCCGACGCTGCCGTGAATATCGCCAAGAACGCGATCACCAGCGCCACCGCCGCCTACGACAGCCTGTCGCGCACCGCCAAGAAGGTGTCGAGCGAGCTGGCCGAAGCCGGTGTCGAAGCCGCTACCTCGTCGGCCAAGGCTGCTTCCGCTGCCGTCAACCGCGCCGGCAAGAAGGCCTCGGGCAGCGCTGCCGCCTGA
- the minE gene encoding cell division topological specificity factor MinE: MTLIERLFGKRQKTAAIARERLQIILAHERSGRGTDKPDYLPALQAELMAVISKYVQVSQEDIKVQLERQDNLDVLEVNIVLNEPQRPAA; the protein is encoded by the coding sequence ATGACACTGATTGAACGCCTGTTCGGCAAGCGCCAGAAAACCGCGGCCATCGCGCGCGAGCGACTGCAGATCATCCTTGCCCACGAGCGCAGCGGTCGCGGCACCGACAAGCCGGACTACCTGCCGGCGCTGCAGGCCGAACTGATGGCCGTCATCTCCAAGTACGTGCAGGTGTCGCAGGAGGACATCAAGGTCCAGCTCGAACGCCAGGACAACCTGGACGTGCTGGAAGTGAACATCGTGCTGAACGAGCCGCAACGGCCAGCGGCATGA
- the minC gene encoding septum site-determining protein MinC codes for MNANPAHAFDIKSARLNLLAVRLKSPRLDELELDLSTRFANGSPFDGEPVVFDLPADGANAIRYDELVSLYARYGLKAIGVRGAPSGLRGALAQAGLIAFSGSDSDDEPHPQPPAQAEAPAAAAPSAPPSTLIIDRPVRAGQQIYAKGGNLVVLAMVSAGAEVIADGDIHIYAPLRGKALAGARGNIAARIFVQAMEAELLSIAGIYRTIEQALPASIAGKPTQIFLDADKLVMQPLAA; via the coding sequence ATGAACGCCAATCCAGCGCACGCATTCGACATAAAATCCGCCCGTTTGAACCTGCTGGCGGTCCGGCTGAAAAGCCCCCGCCTCGACGAGCTGGAACTTGACCTCAGCACCCGCTTCGCCAACGGCTCGCCGTTCGACGGCGAACCGGTCGTGTTCGACCTTCCCGCCGACGGTGCAAACGCCATTCGCTACGACGAACTGGTCAGCCTGTATGCCCGCTATGGCCTGAAGGCAATCGGTGTGCGCGGTGCACCATCGGGACTGCGCGGCGCGCTGGCCCAGGCCGGCCTGATCGCCTTTTCCGGTTCGGACAGCGACGACGAGCCGCACCCCCAGCCACCGGCCCAGGCAGAAGCACCGGCCGCCGCCGCACCCAGTGCGCCGCCGTCGACGCTGATCATCGACCGGCCGGTCCGTGCCGGCCAGCAGATCTACGCGAAAGGCGGCAACCTGGTGGTTCTGGCCATGGTCAGTGCCGGCGCGGAAGTGATCGCCGACGGCGACATCCATATTTATGCGCCACTGCGCGGCAAGGCACTGGCCGGTGCCCGCGGCAATATTGCCGCGCGCATCTTCGTGCAGGCAATGGAAGCGGAACTCCTGTCCATCGCCGGCATCTACCGCACCATCGAACAAGCGTTGCCGGCCTCCATCGCCGGCAAACCCACTCAGATATTCCTGGACGCAGACAAACTGGTCATGCAGCCATTGGCCGCCTGA